Proteins encoded by one window of Perca fluviatilis chromosome 13, GENO_Pfluv_1.0, whole genome shotgun sequence:
- the LOC120570955 gene encoding CD209 antigen-like protein C has translation MSADFDAAPRLSLNVRYNRNDQGNSGEEEESQVEILEDEEHHTDLRPQRARPRNPAVGNRRCFRATAVILGAFYLLILAGLIIRLTLLQTRYDQLSNNYNQLQDEVKQLKDRTEVTLLQTRYDQLSNNYSQLQKKVSDKSCPDGWKRFVFSCYFKSKETKIWTGILDDCKKRGADLVVINNEDEQKFVTELSKDGESWIGLVYNPKLEKSKPEWTWGWIDGSPLTETFWAAGLPRKDVYMYMYGTTCCDQQGKWTQSHYNDLKNWICEK, from the exons ATGTCTGCAGATTTTGATGCTGCGCCACGTTTGAGCCTGAATGTGAGATATAACAGAAACGACCAAGGCAACagcggagaggaagaggagagtcaGGTGGAGATCTTAGAGGATGAAGAGCATCACACTGATCTCAGGCCACAAAGAGCCA GACCACGCAATCCTGCAGTCGGCAACAGAAGGTGCTTCAGAGCTACTGCAGTGATTCTGGGAGCGTTTTATCTTCTGATATTGGCTGGACTCATCATTCGCC TCACTTTGCTGCAGACCAGATACGACCAACTGAGCAACAACTACAATCAGTTACAGGATGAAGTAAAGCAGCTGAAGGACAGAACTGAAG TAACTTTGCTGCAGACCAGATACGACCAACTGAGCAACAACTACAGTCAGCTCCAGAAGAAAGTTTCAG ATAAAAGTTGTCCTGACGGATGGAAGAGATTTGTGTTCAGTTGTTACTTTAAATCTAAAGAAACGAAGATTTGGACCGGAATCTTAGATGACTGTAAGAAGAGAGGAGCAGATCTGGTCGTCATCAACAACGAAGACGAACag AAGTTTGTCACTGAGCTGAGTAAGGATGGAGAGTCCTGGATTGGTCTAGTGTATAACCCGAAACTAGAAAAATCGAAACCCGAATGGACATGGGGATGGATCGATGGATCACCACTGACAGAAAC GTTCTGGGCAGCAGGACTGCCTCGCAAAGACGTATACATGTACATGTACGGTACAACATGCTGCGATCAACAAGGAAAATGGACACAAAGTCATTATAATGACCTTAAGAACTGGATCTGTGAGAAATAG
- the LOC120571422 gene encoding vitamin K-dependent protein S-like isoform X3 — MSRIHQFSQRRRDGETDRLGWIWQVLTVLTVLTVLLAGHFWIMLELKPAVLLLLLLHGCLAQHVFWSSQRASQVLVRSRRANLGYFEELKPGRECVEEICDYEEAREVFEQPDTTESFWCRYLECGGAWTTLRTRGRINVIRKCITPVKLWCVLRHIDPL; from the exons ATGTCGAGGATTCATCAGTTCTCTCAGAGACGGAGAGACGGAGAGACGGACAGACTCGGCTGGATCTGGCAGGTTCTGACAGTTCTGACAGTTCTGACGGTTCTGCTCGCTGGACATTTCTGGATCATGTTGGAACTGAAACCAGcggttctgctgctgctgctgctgcacggCTGCCTCGCTCAACATG tgttctGGAGCAGCCAGAGGGCCTCCCAGGTTTTGGTCCGGAGCCGTCGGGCCAATCTTGGGTATTTCGAGGAGCTGAAACCAG GGAGAGAGTGTGTGGAGGAAATCTGCGACTACGAAGAAGCCAGAGAAGTGTTCGAACAGCCGGATACAACG GAGTCATTCTGGTGCAGGTATCTGG aatGTGGAGGAGCTTGGACGACTCTGAGAACCAGAGGCAGAATCAACGTCATCCGAAAGTGTATCACCCCAG TCAAGCTTTGGTGTGTATTGCGTCACATAGACCCactgtga
- the LOC120571422 gene encoding transmembrane gamma-carboxyglutamic acid protein 2-like isoform X2 translates to MSRIHQFSQRRRDGETDRLGWIWQVLTVLTVLTVLLAGHFWIMLELKPAVLLLLLLHGCLAQHVFWSSQRASQVLVRSRRANLGYFEELKPGRECVEEICDYEEAREVFEQPDTTESFWCRYLECGGAWTTLRTRGRINVIRKCITPALVCIASHRPTVKKKKIK, encoded by the exons ATGTCGAGGATTCATCAGTTCTCTCAGAGACGGAGAGACGGAGAGACGGACAGACTCGGCTGGATCTGGCAGGTTCTGACAGTTCTGACAGTTCTGACGGTTCTGCTCGCTGGACATTTCTGGATCATGTTGGAACTGAAACCAGcggttctgctgctgctgctgctgcacggCTGCCTCGCTCAACATG tgttctGGAGCAGCCAGAGGGCCTCCCAGGTTTTGGTCCGGAGCCGTCGGGCCAATCTTGGGTATTTCGAGGAGCTGAAACCAG GGAGAGAGTGTGTGGAGGAAATCTGCGACTACGAAGAAGCCAGAGAAGTGTTCGAACAGCCGGATACAACG GAGTCATTCTGGTGCAGGTATCTGG aatGTGGAGGAGCTTGGACGACTCTGAGAACCAGAGGCAGAATCAACGTCATCCGAAAGTGTATCACCCCAG CTTTGGTGTGTATTGCGTCACATAGACCCactgtgaagaagaaaaaaataaaataa
- the LOC120571422 gene encoding vitamin K-dependent protein S-like isoform X1 — translation MSRIHQFSQRRRDGETDRLGWIWQVLTVLTVLTVLLAGHFWIMLELKPAVLLLLLLHGCLAQHVFWSSQRASQVLVRSRRANLGYFEELKPGRECVEEICDYEEAREVFEQPDTTESFWCRYLECGGAWTTLRTRGRINVIRKCITPGSGHRDCLTKTVTRCNMLRSTRKMDTRKLL, via the exons ATGTCGAGGATTCATCAGTTCTCTCAGAGACGGAGAGACGGAGAGACGGACAGACTCGGCTGGATCTGGCAGGTTCTGACAGTTCTGACAGTTCTGACGGTTCTGCTCGCTGGACATTTCTGGATCATGTTGGAACTGAAACCAGcggttctgctgctgctgctgctgcacggCTGCCTCGCTCAACATG tgttctGGAGCAGCCAGAGGGCCTCCCAGGTTTTGGTCCGGAGCCGTCGGGCCAATCTTGGGTATTTCGAGGAGCTGAAACCAG GGAGAGAGTGTGTGGAGGAAATCTGCGACTACGAAGAAGCCAGAGAAGTGTTCGAACAGCCGGATACAACG GAGTCATTCTGGTGCAGGTATCTGG aatGTGGAGGAGCTTGGACGACTCTGAGAACCAGAGGCAGAATCAACGTCATCCGAAAGTGTATCACCCCAG GTTCTGGGCATCGGGACTGCCTCACAAAGACGGTAACACGCTGCAACATGCTGCGATCAACAAGGAAAATGGACACAAGGAAGTTATTATGA